The following proteins are encoded in a genomic region of Enterocloster clostridioformis:
- a CDS encoding helix-turn-helix domain-containing protein, whose amino-acid sequence MKKQLSMDFNTRQYMQSGDFELFYYNDTALKSVDAHEHDYCEFYFFLEGDVEYHIGDKSYQLEYGDCLLIPPDTPHYPRFHSYDKPYRRFVFWLNQDYHKKLRQTDEELTYCFDYAQSHQTYRFHTDTITTQEIQGKLTDLMEELAGGRSFHRLVSELMAVSFLVYVNRLLYDSLHQKSAVYENVLYLNICDYINRHLEEDLSLDSLSSFFYVSKYHISHIFKDNMGIPLHQYILKKRLHASKNAILSDHPISHVYLQYGFKDYTSFFRAFKKEYGVSPKEYREQHRLPEQQDYTI is encoded by the coding sequence GTGAAAAAACAGCTGTCCATGGACTTTAACACACGGCAATACATGCAGTCCGGAGACTTTGAACTCTTCTATTATAATGATACCGCGCTTAAATCCGTCGATGCCCATGAACATGACTACTGCGAGTTCTATTTTTTCCTGGAAGGCGATGTGGAATACCACATCGGTGATAAAAGCTATCAGCTGGAATACGGGGACTGTCTGCTGATTCCCCCTGATACCCCCCATTATCCCCGGTTCCATTCCTATGATAAACCCTACCGCAGGTTTGTATTCTGGCTGAATCAGGATTACCATAAGAAGCTGCGGCAGACCGACGAAGAACTGACATACTGCTTTGACTATGCCCAGAGCCACCAGACCTACCGGTTCCACACAGACACCATTACCACCCAGGAGATTCAGGGAAAGCTGACCGACCTGATGGAGGAGCTTGCGGGAGGGCGCTCCTTCCACCGGCTTGTCTCAGAGCTCATGGCGGTCTCCTTCCTGGTGTACGTGAACCGCCTTCTCTATGACAGCCTGCACCAAAAATCAGCTGTCTATGAAAATGTCCTGTACCTGAACATCTGTGACTACATCAACCGGCATCTGGAGGAGGATCTGAGCCTGGACAGCCTGTCGTCCTTTTTCTATGTGAGCAAATACCATATTTCCCACATATTCAAGGACAACATGGGCATTCCGCTCCACCAGTACATCCTGAAAAAGCGGCTTCACGCCAGCAAGAACGCCATATTGTCCGACCACCCCATCAGCCATGTGTATCTCCAGTACGGCTTCAAGGACTACACCAGCTTTTTCAGGGCATTCAAAAAGGAGTACGGTGTCTCCCCCAAGGAGTACCGGGAGCAGCACCGCCTGCCTGAACAGCAGGATTACACCATATAG